From the Hordeum vulgare subsp. vulgare chromosome 1H, MorexV3_pseudomolecules_assembly, whole genome shotgun sequence genome, the window ACGTCGGTGACGTAGCGGTGTTGTATCGTGTGAACCCTTTTTTGTCCCAAGGGGAGCCGCTGGATGCGGATCTAGCGGCCGGGATACGTTTCGAGGTGCTGATACAGATCGCTCTGGCCGTCTTGGCGTACGCTGCAGACACACGCTCTCCTCCATTGCGCTACCACGGCACCAACCAACTGCTCGACGGTATGCCACCACACTAGGCCActcaccccacccccaccccactcccctcctccccctacccgcagagcgccgccgccgcagccgccgAGATGAGGGGGCAAATGCAGCCGCGGCCGTTCATGATGCACGGCGGCCCGATGCCGCCGCCGCAGCAGCAGTTCGGGCTGACGGAGACGCGCCCGCCGCTGGCCGCCATGCTGCGGCCCCGCTTCAACATCCCGGGGCTCaacccctccgccgccgccgccaatgCCGCGGGCAAGATCTCCTCCACCTACGACCTCGTCGAGCCCATGCGCTTCCTCTACGTGCACGTCGTCAAGGCGCGGGACCTCCCCGGCGTGTCCCCCACCGGCTCCATCGACCCCTTCGTCGAGGTCAAGCTCGGCAACTTCAAGGGCAGCACCGCCGTCCTGCCCGGCAACCACACCCCTTCCTGGCACCAGGTCTTCGCCTTCTCCGCCACGCACCTCCAGTCGCATCTGCTCGAGGTCGCCCTCAAGGCCAAGGATCTCGCCGGCGGCGACGACCTCGTCGGCCGCATGGTGTTCGACCTCTCCGAGGTGCCGGTCCGCGTGCCGCCGGACTCCCCGCTTGCGCCGCAGTGGTACAGGCTCGACGGCAAGCGCGGGGAGAAGCTCCAGCGCGGGGAGATCATGCTGTCCGTCTGGCTAGGGACCCAGGCCGACGAGGCCTTCCCGGAGGCCTGGCATTCCGATGCCCATGGGGCGGCTAGTCCGTCGGCCGTCGCCTCCACGCGCGCCAAGGTCTACTTCTCGCCCAAGCTCGTGTACCTCCGCGTCGCCGCCATCGGGGCGCAGGACCTCGTGCCCCACGACACGTCCCGCCCCATGAACGCCTCCGTCAAGCTGCAGCTCGCCGGGCAGGTGCGCCGCACGCGCCCGGGCGCACCGCCTGGGACGCCCAACCCGATGTGGAACGAGGAGTTCATGTTTGTGGCGTCCGAGCCGTTCGACGAGCCCCTGCTCGTCACCGTGGAAGACCGCGTCGGGCCAGGCCGCGACGAGCCGCTCGGCCGCATTATGCTGCCCCTCAACGCTGCAATGCCGCGCCATGACCACTTCGGCAAGCCCGTGGAGCCGCGCTGGTACAGCCTTGCGCGTCCCAGCGACGACGGTGAGAAGAAGGAAGGCAAGTTCGCGAGCAAGATACAGCTTCGGATGTCGCTCGACTTTGGGTACCATGTTCTTGACGAGTCGACTTACTACAGCAGCGATCTCCAGCCATCGTCAAAGCACACACGGAAGCCGAGCATTGGGATCCTTGAGGTGGGGATTCTGGGTGCGCGCAACCTGATACCCATGAAGGCCAAGGATGGTCGCACCACCGATGCTTACTGTGTTGCCAAGTATGGTCCCAAATGGGTGCGCACAAGAACCATTCTCAACACACTGAATCCGCAGTGGAATGAGCAGTATACCTGGGAGGTGTTTGATCCATGCACCGTGATCACAGTGGTGGTGTTCGACAATACACAGATTGGGAGCAAGAACGGTGATGCCCGGGATGAAAGCATTGGCAAGGTCAGAATTCGTCTCTCGACGCTGGAGACTGACCGGGTGTACACCCATTTCTACCCTTTGCTAGCTCTCAAGCCAAGCGGTCTGAAGAAGACCGGTGAGCTGCATTTGGCCGTGCGGTTTACGTGCACCGCGTGGGTGAACATGATGGCAATGTATGGCCGTCCCCTGCTGCCGAAGATGCACTACTCACAACCAATATCAGTGATGCAGTTGGACTACCTGAGGCACCAGGCGATGCAGATTGTTTCGGCGAGGCTGAGCCGTGCCGAGCCTCCTCTCCGCAGGGAGGTTGTGGAGTACACGCTCGATGTGGGCTCACACATGTTTAGTCTCCGGCGCAGCAAGGCCAACTTCTATCGCATCACTTCGCTGTTCTGTGGTTTTGCCTCGATGGCCAAGTGGTATGATGGCATCAGGAGCTGGCGAAACCCGATCACAACAATGCTGGTGCACATGTTGTTCCTGATACTGATCTGCTACCCGGAGCTCATCCTGCCCACCATCTTCCTCTACATGTTTATGATCGGAATCTGGAACTATCGTTACAGGTCAAGGCACCCACCACACATGGATACCAAGCTATCACAGGCTGAGTTTACGCACCCTGATGAGCTcgatgaggagtttgacacatTCCCATCCAACAGACCGGCTGACATTGTGAGGTTGCGCTACGACAGGCTGAGGAGTGTCGGAGGTCGTGTGCAGACGGTGGTCGGGGACCTTGCGACGCAAGGCGAGAGAGCTCATGCTCTGCTGAGCTGGAGGGACCCTCGCGCCACCGCCATCTTCATATTCCTGTCCCTGGTCGTGGCCATCGTGCTGTATGTGACGCCGTTCCAGGTTTTGCTGGTCATCACTATGCTCTACTTGCTGCGCCATCCCCGGTTCCGCAGCAGGATGCCCTCTGTCCCGTTCAACTTCTACAGAAGATTGCCTGCCAAGTCCGATTCGCTCATTTGAGGCCAGAGCACCCGATGGAAGATAAAATGGGGGAACCCTGTAACATTGTCTCCCTCTCTCATTCTGTTCCTTCTGGTAAGCTTCAGATCAGATGTGAATATACTTGGTGAGTTGATTAATTAGAGGCAGTTTGGTGGCCCTGTAATAAGGTGTCGGTTTTATATGTTTTACTGTCTGCTTATAGTTAGGCAGATAGCGAAGGGAATGACCAGATAAGATCCCTTCATAGTTTTGGATGAACATTGTTGGCTCTGGGGTTTCTGGCGTAGAGCAGTGGGGTGGGGCACATGATCAGTTCCATTGTGTTATGTTAAATGTATTGGTGCCAGTTTTGTTAATTTCGTGTTCTGTTGATCATGTCCCTGGCCGTGACCATGTTCTTTCTGTAGTAAGTATATCCATGTGTTGTTCCTATCGCTTTCTTTAGAAATCTATTTATAATTTGTTCTGAGGCGTTCGCACTTTTTGCAGAGGGCATTGGGCAAAATGGACACAATTGACCTATAGACACAACTAAttcacatatctataatttctagggATTGTTGTAGCATGACGTTTGTTGTAGCATAGTTGGTGGAACAATATTGGTTGAAGTTCAGCATCGCATGGCACGGGAAATGTGCCGTGATCTTAGCGCGATCTGGTGTTACTCCGTGCCTCCGTGGTTCGGTGCAGGATTGTCGCAGCGGTTGCTCAGTTACTGAATGTGCAGCAATTTCCGTCTTGTAGGTGTTCGGTTTCTGATACGCACCGAAGGAACCACAAGAAAGGTTGCGCCCCGCCCCTTTGAACCAGGAACTTTGTTGTGTTTCCTCGACAAACAATATAAACCATGGAACCCTTTTCTTGTCGGCAGAACAAAAGTATGAGACCGTTTGCGGGAAAACTGAACGTGTGTGAATGCAGGACGGAGTATGTCGTCTGTAGTCTAAGTGGAGTCATCGGGTCATTTTCCACGGCAGTTTTTGAGATTTATTGTAGTAGTGACGCAATGATTAGTGTGGCCTACAGACATGGCTACACATTGCTGGAGGTACATGGCACGGTACTGTTCCTACCAGTGTTGAATCCACTATTCGCCAAGGGTCCCTGATTCTACAATTTGAGCAGAGCCGGAGGATAGAAAACGTTGCGGCAATGTTCAACTCCACATGGATTTTAAGACGCGGGAAATGTTATGTAGTTGAACTCGATGTATTTTTTTTCATTGGCATTGCAGGTAAAGTAGTCCATATGGAAACTTCAGGTGGTTCTTTATATAGTACTACTACAAATCAAACGAGTCAAGCACACAATAACGTAAGCAGAATCGTCGTAAATTCCTATAAGATATTTTTTTCAAACGAAGGGCTCTAAAGCTCGGGAGAACATTTAATTTGCAGGGCTCCAAAATGCTAAACTGTGTACAGATACATCCGTATCTATAAAAATCTGTTgataaatactccctctgttccaaaatataagactttttagggattttactaagagactacatacgaagcgaaATGAGTGAAGCTatgctctaaaatatgtctatgtacatccgtatgtagtttataatgcaatctttaaaaggtcttatatttaggaacggagggagtagtatggaTCGAAGGAAGTAATATGTTATATTTACACACAAAAAATGACGTCATGGCTTGTCAATTTTAACATTTCCGAGCACAAAAAGAAAACCTACTTGTAAAGAGCAAACGCTATTCAG encodes:
- the LOC123446687 gene encoding FT-interacting protein 3-like; the protein is MRGQMQPRPFMMHGGPMPPPQQQFGLTETRPPLAAMLRPRFNIPGLNPSAAAANAAGKISSTYDLVEPMRFLYVHVVKARDLPGVSPTGSIDPFVEVKLGNFKGSTAVLPGNHTPSWHQVFAFSATHLQSHLLEVALKAKDLAGGDDLVGRMVFDLSEVPVRVPPDSPLAPQWYRLDGKRGEKLQRGEIMLSVWLGTQADEAFPEAWHSDAHGAASPSAVASTRAKVYFSPKLVYLRVAAIGAQDLVPHDTSRPMNASVKLQLAGQVRRTRPGAPPGTPNPMWNEEFMFVASEPFDEPLLVTVEDRVGPGRDEPLGRIMLPLNAAMPRHDHFGKPVEPRWYSLARPSDDGEKKEGKFASKIQLRMSLDFGYHVLDESTYYSSDLQPSSKHTRKPSIGILEVGILGARNLIPMKAKDGRTTDAYCVAKYGPKWVRTRTILNTLNPQWNEQYTWEVFDPCTVITVVVFDNTQIGSKNGDARDESIGKVRIRLSTLETDRVYTHFYPLLALKPSGLKKTGELHLAVRFTCTAWVNMMAMYGRPLLPKMHYSQPISVMQLDYLRHQAMQIVSARLSRAEPPLRREVVEYTLDVGSHMFSLRRSKANFYRITSLFCGFASMAKWYDGIRSWRNPITTMLVHMLFLILICYPELILPTIFLYMFMIGIWNYRYRSRHPPHMDTKLSQAEFTHPDELDEEFDTFPSNRPADIVRLRYDRLRSVGGRVQTVVGDLATQGERAHALLSWRDPRATAIFIFLSLVVAIVLYVTPFQVLLVITMLYLLRHPRFRSRMPSVPFNFYRRLPAKSDSLI